A genomic region of Alnus glutinosa chromosome 11, dhAlnGlut1.1, whole genome shotgun sequence contains the following coding sequences:
- the LOC133882561 gene encoding vacuolar iron transporter homolog 3-like: MAANQTKAFDVEGQVQEGEEEIKVFDYAKRAQWLRAAVLGANDGLLSTASLMMGVGAVKKDVKTMILTGIAGLVAGACSMAIGELVSVYSQYDIEMAQMKREGKTESMGAKELEAEKEKLPNPWQAAGASALAFSVGALVPLLGAAFVKDYVVRVGVVIGVVSFALLGFGWLGAVLGKAPAVKSSLRVLVGGWLAMGATFGLTKLVGSTGL; this comes from the coding sequence ATGGCGGCCAATCAAACCAAAGCTTTCGACGTTGAGGGACAAGTCCAAGAGGGAGAAGAGGAAATAAAGGTTTTCGATTATGCCAAAAGAGCACAGTGGCTTAGAGCTGCCGTATTGGGCGCCAATGATGGGTTGCTTTCCACTGCATCCCTAATGATGGGAGTTGGAGCCGTTAAAAAGGACGTTAAGACCATGATCCTCACGGGTATCGCCGGCTTGGTCGCTGGAGCGTGTAGTATGGCCATCGGGGAGCTCGTCTCTGTTTATTCGCAGTACGATATAGAAATGGCTCAAATGAAGAGAGAGGGTAAGACTGAAAGCATGGGAGCCAAGGAGTTAGAAGCTGAGAAGGAGAAATTGCCGAACCCGTGGCAGGCAGCCGGAGCGTCGGCCCTTGCATTTTCGGTGGGGGCATTAGTGCCGCTGCTCGGGGCTGCGTTTGTGAAGGATTATGTTGTGAGGGTCGGGGTGGTGATAGGGGTTGTAAGCTTTGCCTTGTTAGGGTTTGGATGGTTAGGTGCAGTGCTCGGGAAGGCACCTGCGGTGAAGTCGTCTTTGAGGGTGTTGGTTGGGGGATGGCTCGCCATGGGAGCTACTTTTGGCTTAACCAAGCTCGTTGGGTCAACTGGACTCTAA